GCCCTGCAGCAGGCCGATGCGGTCGTCGGCTTGGCGATTGCCAATCAAAAGGCCGATGTCACCTTCGGCCCCGCGATGGAAATCGACGAAAATAAGACTTTCTTTATCGGAGCAACGCTTCAGGTGCCATTGCAGGTATACAACAAGAGAGAAGGGGAAGTCTTGCAGGCGGAGGCCGAGCGGGCAAAAGCGGCCACCGAGTTGGAACAGAGTCGGCTCAAGGTTAAGATGGCAGTTCTAGCGGCCTGGCAACAATACGAAGATGCCCGGCGGCTGGCGGCAACCCTTGCGAACGAGGCACTGCCGGCCAGCGAGCGCCATTTGCAGGATGCCGAAAAGTTGCTAGCCGCAGGGCAGATCGACTTGCTGAAGCTGGTCGAATTGCGGCGGCGACATTTGGCGGCCCGGCAACAGTTGCTCGAAGCGCAGAATCAGATGGTCCTGCGGCGGATTGATCTAGAGATACTCTCCGGCCGACTCCTTCCCACTGAAAGTGCTCCTAGTGAATCGTCACACCCAGCTCTGCTGCCTGAACCGAGCAAACCGGAGCGAGCTAAGCCGTGAGATTTTTCGTGCCGTGGATCTGTTAGCGCCCTCGACATTTACCGGTCGCGCGGCAGAGCCGTGTCGGCAGTGCGTTCCCGGGCAGAGCCTGGGAACGAGCGGCGCGCGCTTTGCCGTGTGTGTCGGCATACTTTTGCTCGCCGGGTGCCGGCAGAACGCCAAGGAAGGGGCGCCGGAGGACGAAGTTTCGGCCAAACCCGTCGTCCAAGTTGAACTGCAACCGGTCGTACGCACGGCGATCGACGACACGGTCGAGGTCCTCGGCACAACTCAGCCATTGCGAAGCCGCACCGCTCGAGTGACGACCGCGATCGAAGGGCGCGTCGCTCAGATCTTGCCAGCGGCGAGCGAACCAGAACAGAACGATTCCGGCGTTCACACTTTGAACGGCGTTACCGACCCGCCGACCGCCGTTGAAGGACAGATGGTCACGGAGCGGCAGGTAATCGTTCGACTTGACGACAATCTAGCTCGCGCCGGCGTGGCCAAGGCGGAGGGTGCCTTGGCCGAAGCGCAGGCCGCGGCCGCAGCCCAGAATGTTTCTCGTCCGCAACAGCTTCAGGCGGCCGAAGCCGCATTCGCCTCCGCTGAGTCGGCACTCAAGGCGGATGAGAAGCAGCTCGAGCGGCTTCAGGAAGCCGGCGAGCGGCTCGTCGGTTCGGCGTCTCTGGCCGATGCGGCGACGGCCGTCGAACGCGCCCGGTCCGACAAACATGCCGCCGAGGCGCACCTCGCCGAATTGAGCGAGTTGCCGGCCGCGCGTAAGGTTGCCGAACTTCGGGCGAAGGTCAGGGCGGCCGAGGCCGACCTCACGGCGGCACAAACGCAATTGGAACTATGCAAGATTCGCTCACCCATCGCCGGCCGGCTCGGACAGGTCTCGGTCTTTCTCGGTCAGAGCCTTGCCGTTGGAACTCCGATCGCCACGGTGACGGATTTGCGACAGATCGGGCTCGACGCCGCGGTTCCCGCGAAGCGGATTCATTTGATTCAGGTCGGGCAGCAGGCGACGATCGCGTGGGGTGATGAGGCCTCGCCGCAATCGCTTGCGGGCAAGGTCACGTTCGTTGGGCAAGAGATCGAGCCCGGCAGCGGCAGCTTTCCGGTAACACTGGTCGCGGAAAACCCGCAGGAGCGGTTGCGCTCGGGGCTGCACGTTCGTGCTCGCATCGTCGTCCGCCATTTGGAAAACGTCTTGGCCGTGCCCCGAGCGGCAGTGATCGAGGAGACTGACGATCCGTATTTGTTCGTCG
Above is a genomic segment from Pirellulales bacterium containing:
- a CDS encoding efflux RND transporter periplasmic adaptor subunit, with the protein product MCVGILLLAGCRQNAKEGAPEDEVSAKPVVQVELQPVVRTAIDDTVEVLGTTQPLRSRTARVTTAIEGRVAQILPAASEPEQNDSGVHTLNGVTDPPTAVEGQMVTERQVIVRLDDNLARAGVAKAEGALAEAQAAAAAQNVSRPQQLQAAEAAFASAESALKADEKQLERLQEAGERLVGSASLADAATAVERARSDKHAAEAHLAELSELPAARKVAELRAKVRAAEADLTAAQTQLELCKIRSPIAGRLGQVSVFLGQSLAVGTPIATVTDLRQIGLDAAVPAKRIHLIQVGQQATIAWGDEASPQSLAGKVTFVGQEIEPGSGSFPVTLVAENPQERLRSGLHVRARIVVRHLENVLAVPRAAVIEETDDPYLFVAEKKGDKLVGRRMPVKRGVRSGDLVQVEGEGLSEGALVVTAGNYFLPDGAELKTTSDEKKETKESPDKSESAPMTKDKDDK